One genomic segment of Melitaea cinxia chromosome 19, ilMelCinx1.1, whole genome shotgun sequence includes these proteins:
- the LOC123663067 gene encoding tigger transposable element-derived protein 4-like, protein MSQRRKAFTIEEKGAIICRLENGESNSCLAKEFGVGHSTISMIFKNKNRIKQSFNSNVLKPKRLRKSRQENVDQALIQWFKNMRNKGIPVSGPMLQEKANGFAARFGILDFNCSASWISRFKVRHNIVAGKIVGESSSVDQNSTKNWLISVWPNLRRKFSDDEIFNADETGLFYELMPDKTLKFKGDNCSGGKLSKDRITVMVAANMSGTEKKKLLIIGKSQKPRCFKSVKSLPVDYANNRKAWMTSELFEKWLRDWDRDLVKKKKKILLLVDNCLAHPNVTDLKSITLAFLPPNTTSVLQPMDQGIIRSLKTNFRKNLVLKMINCLDANEDNSSTKITVLDAILMVNDAWNKMSQSTIHNRFKHAGFIENHDGLPIQISDHEFDEGDDIPLSLWSRNLHSDSLVAPEM, encoded by the coding sequence atgtCTCAACGACGGAAAGCATTTACAATTGAGGAGAAAGGTGCAATAATATGCAGATTAGAAAATGGAGAATCTAACTCATGTCTCGCAAAGGAATTTGGCGTGGGTCATTCGacaatttcaatgatttttaaaaacaagAACCGCATTAAGCAGTCGTTCAATTCAAATGTTTTGAAACCGAAGAGGCTTCGAAAATCACGACAAGAAAATGTTGATCAAGCATTAATTCAGTGGTTTAAAAACATGAGAAACAAAGGAATACCTGTCAGCGGCCCTATGCTACAGGAAAAGGCAAATGGTTTTGCCGCGCGTTTTGGTATTCTCGACTTCAATTGTTCTGCAAGCTGGATCAGTCGTTTTAAAGTTCGACATAACATTGTGGCGGGAAAAATTGTCGGTGAATCTTCGTCTGTTGAtcaaaattcaacaaaaaactGGTTGATATCTGTGTGGCCAAATTTACGAAGAAAATTTTCTGATGATGAGATATTTAATGCTGATGAAACTGGACTTTTTTACGAATTAATGCCggataaaactttaaaatttaaaggtgACAATTGTAGTGGAGGTAAGTTGTCGAAAGATAGAATAACTGTCATGGTAGCAGCTAATATGAGTGGCACAGAGAAAAAGAAATTGCTCATTATTGGAAAGTCACAAAAACCAAGATGTTTTAAAAGTGTCAAATCATTACCTGTCGATTATGCTAACAATCGTAAAGCTTGGATGACGTCAGAACTTTTTGAAAAGTGGCTTCGTGATTGGGATCGTGATTTggtgaagaagaagaaaaagattCTATTGCTGGTTGATAATTGCCTGGCCCATCCAAATGTTACTGATTTAAAGTCTATAACACTTGCTTTCCTTCCGCCGAATACAACATCAGTACTACAGCCAATGGATCAGGGAATAATACGATCACTCAAAACGAATTTCAGGAAGAACCTTGTGCTCAAAATGATTAATTGTCTTGACGCTAATGAAGACAACTCTTCTACAAAAATAACGGTGCTAGATGCAATTCTGATGGTTAATGATGCCTGGAATAAAATGTCACAAAGTACCATTCATAACCGTTTCAAACATGCAGGATTCATTGAAAACCACGACGGTTTACCTATTCAAATATCAGACCATGAATTCGATGAAGGAGATGACATTCCTTTATCTTTGTGGTCACGAAACCTACATTCAGATTCTTTAGTAGCACCGGAAATGTAG
- the LOC123663066 gene encoding piggyBac transposable element-derived protein 4-like yields MASNKRHLDTQRPTSSKQPRINVTDQQFESLVMETLAFSESDDSSADEDDILPQEAEVDSSSDSDDNIPLAELQSETGIEEAVPYSDSDEPTTSQESTRKYYYGKRRCMKWAKDPPSRNRRTPAHNIVIPMASVNVPAESEPVSLFNLFLSPNIKNKIILHTNERLEILRQKYKRTNKPEVRDIDEIEFDAFLGMLLFSAAFKSNDEDVNAIFATDGTGRDIFRAVMSKDRFQMILIALRFDDFSTRDERKLANVAAAVSEIFEIFVSNCQKYYRLGDNTTIDEMLVSFRGRCRWKKYMPNKPCKYGLEIKCLTDGRTGYLYNAYLYTGMNSDGLGL; encoded by the coding sequence ATGGCTTCAAATAAACGTCATTTGGATACTCAACGCCCGACTTCGAGTAAACAGCCTCGAATCAACGTGACTGATCAACAGTTTGAGAGTTTGGTCATGGAAACCCTTGCCTTTTCGGAGTCTGATGATTCTTCAGCTGATGAGGATGACATCCTGCCACAGGAGGCTGAAGTAGACTCCTCATCGGATAGCGATGACAATATCCCCTTAGCAGAACTACAGAGTGAAACGGGTATAGAAGAAGCCGTTCCTTACTCAGACTCTGATGAACCTACGACATCACAGGAATCcacaagaaaatattattacggAAAACGAAGATGTATGAAGTGGGCAAAAGACCCTCCGTCTAGAAATCGGCGTACTCCCGCTCATAACATCGTAATACCAATGGCTAGTGTGAACGTCCCGGCAGAAAGTGAACCAGTAAGTTTATTCAATTTGTTTCTTAGTCCAaatataaagaacaaaattatacTCCACACAAACGAAAGACTCGAGATATTGAGGCAGAAATACAAAAGGACAAACAAACCTGAAGTGAGAGATATAGATGAGATTGAATTTGATGCTTTTTTAGGTATGTTGTTGTTCAGTGCAGCTTTCAAATCAAATGATGAAGATGTGAATGCCATATTTGCAACTGATGGTACAGGAAGAGACATTTTTAGAGCAGTAATGTCTAAGGATAGATTTCAAATGATTTTGATCGCTCTTCGGTTTGATGACTTTTCAACTAGAGATGAAAGAAAATTGGCTAACGTAGCTGCTGCTGTATccgaaatatttgaaatattcgtTTCCAACtgtcaaaaatattataggTTGGGTGATAATACAACAATTGACGAAATGCTTGTATCATTTAGAGGACGTTGTCGTTGGAAGAAATATATGCCAAACAAACCATGCAAGTACGGGTTAGAGATAAAATGTTTGACTGACGGAAGAACAGGATATTTGTATAATGCTTACTTATATACTGGAATGAACAGTGATGGCTTGGGTCTCTGA
- the LOC123663069 gene encoding uncharacterized protein LOC123663069, which produces MSTTVKCVSCNIVINEVLAFICNKMDIMDEESISRICVTAFSQNDIVTAKRLLYESLSKQIKIRKRDGKTVRDIDDILCTLKEADPEVLPIFVARELQKLPPVLFDHVDVTQILKDLVKMRQDLNNISQYYASKEDLNILKHDIETLKGASVANNLSRNINPKRGACMLQSFECNSGPMGLQPFSNEKDICEGPCSLSPSRKNRYKNQHPEEGSIENKSSTEQMNNGVSPADFVVSAVSGSLEEVNKSKLTPSERMTHALNVPAPTISSDAPFYNDCKPQDRKSYSKVLEQGEWKPQEENKQWILVQKKRLKNRFVSNKGKAVVESNVNFKAADIRIPLYIYNIAKDVTKDDIQNYVKNKTEVSVDLEKVIMKIPKDYDAYKVYVPKSKIAYFLKDEFWPEGVAFRRFIDFKGRHRSGQMPRTTFNQ; this is translated from the coding sequence atgtcAACAACTGTAAAATGTGTGTCGTGTAATATTGTGATCAATGAAGTACTTGCCttcatttgtaataaaatggaCATTATGGATGAGGAGAGTATCAGCCGTATATGTGTCACGGCGTTCTCTCAAAATGATATTGTGACTGCGAAACGGTTACTGTATGAATCGTTATCGAAGCAGATAAAGATCAGAAAACGTGATGGAAAGACTGTAAGAGATATTGATGACATCCTCTGTACGCTGAAAGAAGCTGATCCAGAAGTTCTACCGATCTTCGTCGCACGGGAGTTGCAAAAACTACCCCCAGTTCTTTTCGACCATGTCGATGTTACACAAATTCTCAAGGACTTAGTGAAGATGCGCCAGGATCTCAACAATATTTCTCAGTACTATGCAAGTAAGGAGGATTTAAATATACTGAAACATGACATTGAAACGCTGAAGGGTGCCTCGGTTGCAAATAATCTCTCTAGAAACATAAATCCGAAGAGGGGAGCTTGTATGTTACAAAGTTTCGAATGTAACAGTGGTCCTATGGGGTTGCAGCCTTTCAGCAATGAGAAGGACATTTGTGAGGGTCCCTGCTCATTATCACCGAGCAGAAAAAACCGTTATAAAAATCAACATCCTGAAGAGGGTAGTATTGAAAACAAATCATCGACCGAACAAATGAATAACGGTGTGTCACCGGCTGACTTCGTCGTGTCAGCTGTGAGCGGATCGCTCGAAGAGGTAAACAAATCAAAGCTAACGCCGAGCGAGCGCATGACTCATGCGTTGAATGTTCCTGCGCCTACAATATCGTCAGACGCGCCGTTCTACAATGACTGCAAGCCGCAGGATAGAAAATCTTACTCTAAAGTCTTGGAACAGGGTGAATGGAAGCCTCAAGAAGAAAATAAGCAATGGATattggtacaaaaaaaaagattgaaaaATCGATTTGTTAGTAACAAAGGGAAAGCCGTTGTCGAatcaaatgtaaattttaaagcgGCGGATATACGAATACCgctgtatatttataacatagcGAAAGATGTGACGAAAGACGATAttcaaaattatgtaaaaaataagacGGAAGTCTCTGTTGATTTGGAGAAAGTTATTATGAAAATCCCAAAAGATTATGACGCATACAAAGTCTATGTGCCTAAAAGtaaaatagcatattttttaaaagatgaaTTTTGGCCGGAAGGGGTGGCATTTAGACGCTTTATAGACTTCAAAGGAAGACACCGAAGTGGTCAAATGCCCAGGACTACCTTTAATCAATAA
- the LOC123663068 gene encoding uncharacterized protein LOC123663068: MIDWLTLRNIEHSSTLLKPQLYELILQNKARFVEYKIDEILRQHGHTVLRLPPYHPEFNPIENIWGIVKTYVAKKNVAMNMKVIMSLAEEKMNAITVEEWRKVCLHAIEEENKYQSRDAALDTISERIIINLNNSSDESEDGDDCDMPGVDELLE, encoded by the coding sequence ATGATTGACTGGCTGACATTGCGAAACATTGAGCATTCATCCACGTTGCTTAAGCCTCAATTATATGAACTGATTCTGCAAAACAAGGCGAGATTTGTAGAGTACAAGATAGACGAAATATTACGACAGCACGGTCATACTGTGCTGCGTTTACCACCATACCATCCGGAGTTTAATCCTATAGAAAATATATGGGGGATAGTGAAAACATATGTCGCAAAAAAGAATGTCGCAATGAATATGAAGGTTATAATGTCATTAGCTGAAGAAAAAATGAACGCCATAACTGTAGAGGAATGGAGAAAAGTTTGTCTGCATGCTATTGAGGAGGAAAACAAATATCAGAGTAGAGACGCAGCTTTAGACACAATATCAGAAcgaatcataattaatttaaataattcatctGATGAAAGCGAGGATGGGGATGATTGTGATATGCCTGGGGTTGATGAATTAttagaataa